CACCTCGGCTGAATGGGCGCGGCTCTTCACACCGAAGCCCACTACAACAGGAAGGTGGGTATGCGCCTTGATCCGGTCAACCGCCAAGCCCACTTCCGCAAAGTCGGGGGTCGCCGACCCAGTGATACCGTTAATGGAGACGTAATAGACGAATCCGCTGGTGTTCGCGAGCACCGTCGGCAACCGCCTGTCGTTGGTGGTCGGGGTTGCGAGCCGGATGAAGGCGACGCCGGCTTCAAGCGCCGGCAGGCAGAGTTCGGCGTCTTCCTCCGGTGGCAGGTCCACGACAATCAGACCATCGACACCGGCTGCCTTGGCATCGGCGAGGAAGCGCGGGACACCGTAGATATAGATGGGGTTGTAGTAGCCCATCAGGATGATCGGCGTGTCCTTGTCGGCTTCACGGAAGGCCGCGACCATGGCGAGGGTCTTCGCCAGGGTTTGCCCACCTTTCAGTGCGCGCTGCGACGAGAGCTGGATGGCCGGGCCGTCCGCCATCGGATCTGTAAAGGGCATGCCGATTTCAATGAGATCGGCACCGGCACCGGGCAGGGCCTTGATGATGGCGAGCGATGTATCGGGATCGGGATCTCCCGCCGTCACGAAGGTGACCAGCGCGGCGCGTCCTTCCGCCCTGACGGCGGCGAATCTGGCCTCGATGCGGCTCATGACAGGCTGCTCCCCAGCATATCCGCGACTTGCGACACATCCTTGTCGCCGCGGCCCGAGAGGTTGACTACCATGATGTGGTCGCGCGGACGCTCGGCGGCGAGCTCGACGGCCTTGGCGACCGCGTGGGCGGATTCGAGAGCGGGAATGATGCCCTCGAGCTTGGAAAGAAGCTGGAAGGCGGCGAGCGCCTCAGCGTCAGTCGCCCCGATATAGTTCACTCGGCCGACGTCATGCAGCCAGGAGTGCTCTGGGCCGATGCCGGGATAGTCGAGGCCAGCCGAGATCGAATGGGCCTCGATGATCTGGCCGTCGCCGTCCATGAGGAGATACGTGCGGTTGCCATGCAACACCCCCGGACGGCCGCCGCTGATCGAAGCGGCGTGGGCATCCGTGGCGAGACCGTGTCCCGCGGCCTCGACGCCGAAGATCTCGATGCCACGGTCATCCAGAAAGGGGTGGAACAGGCCGATGGCATTGGAGCCGCCGCCGACACAGGCGACGAGCGAGTCTGGCAGCCGTCCCTCGGCTTCCATGATCTGCTTGCGGACTTCGTTGCCGATGATGACCTGGAAGTCACGCACCATGCTGGGATACGGATGGGGCCCCGCCACCGTGCCGATGCAGTAGAAGGTGTTGTTGACGTTGGTCACCCAGTCGCGCAGGGCATCGTTCATCGCGTCCTTCAGGGTGCGTGAGCCCGACTGCACGGGAACGACCTTGGCGCCCAGCATCTCCATGCGGAAGACGTTCGGCTTCTGCCGCTCCACGTCCACGGCGCCCATATAGACCACGCATTCGAGGCCGAAGCGCGCGCAGAGTGTGGCCGTCGCCACGCCATGCTGGCCGGCGCCGGTCTCGGCGATGATGCGCGTCTTGCCCATGCGACGCGCGAGCAGGATCTGCCCGAGCACGTTGTTGACCTTGTGGGAGCCCGTATGATTGAGCTCCTCGCGCTTCAGATAGATCCGGGCGCCGCCGTTGCCGCCATTGGCGGCCGCTTGCTCGCGCACATGCTCAGTCAGCCGCTCCGCGAAATACAGCGGGCTCGGGCGTCCGACATAATGCGTGTGATAGCGCGCCATATCCTTGGCGAAGGCCGGATCTGCCTTGGCGGCGGCATACGCCGCCTCCAATTCGAGCAGGTTGGGCATGAGGGTCTCGGCCACGAAGCGGCCGCCGAACTGCCCGAAATGCCCGTGTTCGTCGGGTCCGGTCCGATAGGAATTCGGCTCGCTGGTCACGCCAATCTGTCCCTCGTCTGTCCGCCGTCGACGCCTGCTGCGCGGGCGGCCCTGATGAAAGCCTCTATCCGGGCAGGGTCCTTGATACCCGGCGCCCGCTCGACCCCTGACGAGACATCAACACCCCAAGGGGCGACGAGCTTGATGGTTTCGGCCACGCTCGCGGGATCAAGCCCTCCTGACACCATGAACGGCAGTGCGAGGTCAAGCCCGGCGACGAGGTTTCGGTCAAAGGGCAGCCCGTTTCCGCCCGGGAGTGCGGCGTCCTTGGGGGCCTTGGCGTCCAACAGTATGCGGTCCTGGCTTCCGGCGGCGGCGAGCGTCGCCGCGAGCTCTCGCGCCCTGGCGACATCGTCCGCGGAGGCAATGCCGACGGCTTTCATCACGGGCCGACGGTAGCGCATCCGGATGTCCGCGATGCGCTCGGGCGTCTCATGACCATGGAGCTGCAGGATGTCCGGCCTGGTTGCGGCGATAATGCCCTGGAGTGCGGCGTCATCGGCATTGACCGTGAGGGCCGCGATGGCGGCGCGCCCCCGTGCCTGCTCCGCCAGAGATCGCGCGGTCTCGAGATCGACATGGCGAGGGCTCCTGGCAAAGAAAACGAGCCCGATGATGTCGGCTCCGCTATCGAGCGCCGCGGCCATGGTGTCCGGCGTGCTTAGCCCACAGATCTTGATGATGGTCACAATGGAGTGCCCTCATGGCCATGGAGCGCGTTGCCAAACCATGGCGACGGCTTTTCGCATGAAGCATGCTCTGGAACGATGAGAATGGATCACGCCGCGCTGCTTAAACCGGCTCAAATGGGCGGAATCGTGGCTATCGCCTGAGACTGCGGGCGGTGCTCCACGCGACCCACACGCATGCGCTCCAGTTCGCGCCTCTGCTGGCGCACGACCTTGCGGTGTTTCCCCTGCGCGGCCCAAACGACAACGCCGCCGATCACGACCCCCAGCATGACGCACAGGAACAGCGCGACGAACAGCGGCATCTCGAGGCTCGCCATCGGCTGGTCGGGGGAGAATGGATCGAGCGACACCCGCACGGCGCCGCGGTTCGCCACAGACAGGAGCACGACAATCAGGGCAAGCGGCAGGAGCACGAGAGCTTTCAGGAACCGCTTCATCGTGATGCCTCCTGTCGTATCAAAACATGTCAAGCGAGACTGACAGCGGCTCGCGTGAAGAAAATGCAAATACGGAGGGGAGCTTCCGATTGGATGGAATCGGAACCCCCTCCGGGATCGGCTCTTTGCCGCTCAAGACAAGGTCACGCCCGCGCGCGGGCCGCGCCACGGCTGCGCGTCGTTGGAGTGGCGCCGTTGAGCCGCTGGCGCATTTCCTTGCCGGTCTTGAACACGGGTATCATCTTTTCTGCGACCGATACGGTCTCGCCCGTGCGCGGATTACGGCCCACGCGGGCGTCACGCTTCTTCACGGAAAAGGCCCCGAAGCCGCGCAACTCCACCCGGTCGCCACGGGCCAAGGCCCGCGTGATCTCGTCCAGGATGGCATTCACGATGTTCTCAACATCTCGCTGGTAGAGATGCGGGTTTTGCTCAGCAATGAGCAGCACCAGTTCCGACTTGATCATGTGCCCCGCTTAGTCCTTGAAAAATCACTATTTTTCGAGTGCAGGGTGCCAGAGGGCGAGAAGTCCGTCAAGGCGGTCAGCGGCTAATTGATTGTCAAGACGGTCAAAAATCGTCGCAATGTTAGTCAGGCCCATGCCGTGCGCGCCGATCGCCAATGCACTCCACAACCCAAAGGTTCCATCCGATCCGGAGCGTTTCCACTCGCGCACCGGAAGATCTCGGGTGACTTTCTTTTCCTGCTCCAGCCAACGAATAGCGTCACGGCGGTCGCCAATCTGATCGATGAGGCCGAGCTCGGCCGCCTGGTGGCCGGTGAACACTCGCCCGTCCGCAACGACGGTCAGCTGTGTGTCGTCGAACCTGCGCCGCTCGCGCACCAACCGCTTGAACCAGGCGTAGCTGTCGGCGATGAGGGATTCGAGGGCAGCGCGCGCTGCGGGAGAGGTGGGCTCGAAGCCATTGGGCGCTGCCTTCAATGGGCTGGATTTCACCTCTTCCATCTTCACCCCGAGGGTGTCGAGAAGGCCTTCCACATTGGGATATTGCATCAGCACGCCAATCGAGCCGACGAGGGATGTCTCCAGCGCAACGATGCGATCCGTGCCGATGGCTGCGATATAGCCGCCAGACGCAGCAAGACCGCCGACCACGGCGACCGTGGGCTTCTTCGCCGACAATTCCCGCAGCGCGTTATAGACCCTCTCCGCACCTGAGGTGGTGCCACCGGGGCTGGATATCT
This portion of the Chelatococcus sp. YT9 genome encodes:
- a CDS encoding integration host factor subunit beta, with protein sequence MIKSELVLLIAEQNPHLYQRDVENIVNAILDEITRALARGDRVELRGFGAFSVKKRDARVGRNPRTGETVSVAEKMIPVFKTGKEMRQRLNGATPTTRSRGAARARA
- the trpA gene encoding tryptophan synthase subunit alpha, encoding MSRIEARFAAVRAEGRAALVTFVTAGDPDPDTSLAIIKALPGAGADLIEIGMPFTDPMADGPAIQLSSQRALKGGQTLAKTLAMVAAFREADKDTPIILMGYYNPIYIYGVPRFLADAKAAGVDGLIVVDLPPEEDAELCLPALEAGVAFIRLATPTTNDRRLPTVLANTSGFVYYVSINGITGSATPDFAEVGLAVDRIKAHTHLPVVVGFGVKSRAHSAEVAKVADGVVVGSALVETVRRSLDADGKAGAGTVEAVASLVGELAAGVRDGQRVEA
- the trpB gene encoding tryptophan synthase subunit beta: MTSEPNSYRTGPDEHGHFGQFGGRFVAETLMPNLLELEAAYAAAKADPAFAKDMARYHTHYVGRPSPLYFAERLTEHVREQAAANGGNGGARIYLKREELNHTGSHKVNNVLGQILLARRMGKTRIIAETGAGQHGVATATLCARFGLECVVYMGAVDVERQKPNVFRMEMLGAKVVPVQSGSRTLKDAMNDALRDWVTNVNNTFYCIGTVAGPHPYPSMVRDFQVIIGNEVRKQIMEAEGRLPDSLVACVGGGSNAIGLFHPFLDDRGIEIFGVEAAGHGLATDAHAASISGGRPGVLHGNRTYLLMDGDGQIIEAHSISAGLDYPGIGPEHSWLHDVGRVNYIGATDAEALAAFQLLSKLEGIIPALESAHAVAKAVELAAERPRDHIMVVNLSGRGDKDVSQVADMLGSSLS
- a CDS encoding phosphoribosylanthranilate isomerase, coding for MVTIIKICGLSTPDTMAAALDSGADIIGLVFFARSPRHVDLETARSLAEQARGRAAIAALTVNADDAALQGIIAATRPDILQLHGHETPERIADIRMRYRRPVMKAVGIASADDVARARELAATLAAAGSQDRILLDAKAPKDAALPGGNGLPFDRNLVAGLDLALPFMVSGGLDPASVAETIKLVAPWGVDVSSGVERAPGIKDPARIEAFIRAARAAGVDGGQTRDRLA
- the sppA gene encoding signal peptide peptidase SppA, with product MSFEADLLIDRKRLRRKLTWWRAAAFLVLILAVGVVAWAFRDKVSGGQAQIARISLSGFISGDERTLNLIRDVGESQAVRAVIVQISSPGGTTSGAERVYNALRELSAKKPTVAVVGGLAASGGYIAAIGTDRIVALETSLVGSIGVLMQYPNVEGLLDTLGVKMEEVKSSPLKAAPNGFEPTSPAARAALESLIADSYAWFKRLVRERRRFDDTQLTVVADGRVFTGHQAAELGLIDQIGDRRDAIRWLEQEKKVTRDLPVREWKRSGSDGTFGLWSALAIGAHGMGLTNIATIFDRLDNQLAADRLDGLLALWHPALEK
- a CDS encoding lipopolysaccharide assembly protein LapA domain-containing protein produces the protein MKRFLKALVLLPLALIVVLLSVANRGAVRVSLDPFSPDQPMASLEMPLFVALFLCVMLGVVIGGVVVWAAQGKHRKVVRQQRRELERMRVGRVEHRPQSQAIATIPPI